From Styela clava chromosome 6, kaStyClav1.hap1.2, whole genome shotgun sequence, one genomic window encodes:
- the LOC144424368 gene encoding uncharacterized protein LOC144424368 → MTTKSVVNQYLGNGQAKSTLKSSTCKWIIKGNKGDENCVTCDQEFYSMTHLVDHVNVDHVGGHDQTDHTCHWKDCQREKGFQFKCKLVIHMRVHTGEKPFVCLYPNCGKVFARIENLTIHKRTHTSEKLLVCPFDGCDERFANSSDRKKHTYTHSTSKPYGCQVPGCKKTYTYLIYLRNHIKMKHEAEEIVVPQESDGSDSAVTLPTPSKGPEDNSNSCRYETSPRSTESGMGFSPSPHSSGSPEQASPNVDLAREFNYAAAATKYKQTITPPPSSKPESQSTPNLYYLFAKPPS, encoded by the coding sequence ATGACGACAAAGAGTGTAGTAAATCAATACCTTGGAAATGGCCAAGCTAAGAGCACTTTAAAGAGTTCGACGTGTAAGTGGATTATCAAAGGCAACAAAGGTGATGAAAACTGCGTAACATGCGATCAAGAGTTTTACAGCATGACTCATTTAGTCGACCACGTAAACGTAGATCATGTTGGAGGTCACGACCAAACCGACCATACTTGCCACTGGAAGGATTGCCAAAGAGAGAAGGGATTCCAATTCAAGTGCAAACTTGTCATTCACATGAGAGTTCACACAGGTGAAAAGCCATTTGTTTGTCTTTATCCGAACTGCGGCAAAGTATTCGCAAGAATTGAAAATCTCACAATTCATAAACGCACTCATACTAGTGAGAAACTTTTGGTTTGTCCATTTGATGGATGTGATGAACGGTTTGCAAACAGCTCCGACCGCAAAAAGCACACTTACACTCACTCAACTTCCAAACCATATGGCTGCCAAGTTCCTGGATGCAAGAAAACCTACACTTATTTAATCTATCTTAGAAATCACATCAAGATGAAGCACGAAGCGGAAGAAATAGTAGTACCTCAAGAAAGTGACGGTAGCGATTCAGCAGTTACTTTACCGACACCAAGCAAAGGACCTGAAGATAACAGTAATTCGTGCCGCTACGAAACATCCCCAAGATCAACTGAAAGTGGAATGGGTTTTTCGCCATCACCACATTCGTCAGGCAGTCCAGAACAGGCTTCTCCCAACGTTGATCTTGCTCGAGAATTCAATTATGCTGCTGCTGCAACCAAGTATAAACAGACTATAACTCCACCACCGTCATCGAAGCCAGAAAGTCAAAGCACACCAAATCTTTATTATTTGTTTGCAAAGCCACCGTCCTAA